The following coding sequences lie in one Chanos chanos chromosome 4, fChaCha1.1, whole genome shotgun sequence genomic window:
- the marchf8 gene encoding E3 ubiquitin-protein ligase MARCHF8 isoform X1, with product MNMPLHQISVIPRDVTSSRVSGSGKAKEKDKQNEKPLGHSASRSSNISKAGSPTSVNAPCSFSRTSVTPSSQDICSSNTSTTEQGSHRPLQTALVLLNSNGRSSGSQSVTTTMLCPPEPPAKPKNKNLFGSEWLSLLRLDSGKSLKFSRSLNDMGQKMDSLCSGLHFIDRTCSDGELGSEMDTHMQRDTDAKTLNGKPVHLVPSFLPRPPSFSTNYKYIGPPELCQNQSGPHADLQRSSNFLRLFFPFPRSSTLGSLRASELGSYTSRLHMAKSSSTLMEVSECCAVEEVGDDDVFEEDAPNHVGTTPDGSRAPLCSLDEDTDLDHCDPDCFSTPLAEKTGPLSPYSLSGDCCRICHCEGDEDSPLITPCHCTGSLRFVHQACLQQWIKSSDTRCCELCKYEFIMQTKLKPLRKWEKLQMSASERRKIMCSVTFHVIAITCVVWSLYVLIDRTAEEIRQAGRIPGGLKLHPGLTYGASKSRILEWPFWTKLVVVAIGFTGGLVFMYVQCKVYIQLWRRLKAYNRVIYVQNRPDTCKKIVFEKPALMEPNLENKETLAPTQSDTNSSQYTETEDYSMEILHV from the exons AATGAAAAGCCGCTGGGTCATTCTGCAAGCAGGTCCAGCAACATTTCAAAG GCTGGGAGCCCTACGTCTGTTAATGCACCCTGCAGCTTCTCCCGAACCTCCGTCACTCCCTCCagccaggacatctgcag TTCTAACACGTCGACGACAGAGCAGGGTTCCCATAGGCCTTTGCAGACGGCTCTTGTGCTGTTGAACTCAAATGGCAGAAGCTCAGGTTCACAGAGTGTCACCACCACCATGCTCTGTCCTCCGGAACCACCCGCCaagcccaaaaacaaaaacttgtttGGTTCCGAATGGCTGTCTCTGCTCAGACTGGATTCTGGCAAAAGTCTTAAGTTTTCCAGATCTCTGAATGACATGGGTCAGAAGATGGACAGTCTGTGCAGCGGCTTGCACTTTATCGACCGCACATGCTCAGACGGAGAACTGGGTTCTGAAATGGACACGCACATGCAGCGTGATACAGATGCCAAAACTCTCAACGGCAAACCAGTGCACCTGGTCCCCTCCTTCCTGCCGCGGCCGCCGTCTTTCTCCACAAACTACAAATATATTGGACCCCCCGAGCTTTGCCAGAACCAAAGCGGCCCGCATGCGGACCTCCAGCGGAGTTCGAACTTCCTCCGtctgtttttccccttcccTCGTTCCTCTACCTTAGGCAGCCTCCGGGCTTCGGAGCTGGGTAGCTACACCTCACGCCTCCACATGGCCAAATCCTCCAGCACCCTGATggaggtgagtgagtgttgtgctgtggaAGAGGTCGGAGATGACGATGTGTTTGAGGAAGACGCTCCAAATCACGTTGGGACGACGCCGGATGGCTCCAGAGCTCCCCTCTGCTCCCTGGATGAAGACACTGATCTGGACCACTGTGACCCAGACTGCTTTTCCACACCGCTGGCAGAAAAAACAGGCCCTCTCTCGCCCTACTCATTGTCTGGAGACTGCTGCAG GATCTGCCATTGTGAGGGTGATGAGGACAGTCCTCTGATTACGCCTTGTCACTGTACGGGAAGCCTCCGTTTCGTGCACCAGGCCTGCCTTCAGCAGTGGATCAAGAGTTCAGACACACGCTGCTGTGAACTCTGCAAGTATGAATTCATAATGCAGACCAAACTCAAACCACTACGCAAG TGGGAGAAACTGCAGATGTCAGCCAGTGAGAGAAGGAAGATTATGTGTTCAGTCACGTTCCACGTCATCGCCATCACCTGCGTGGTGTGGTCGCTCTACGTTCTGATAGACCGCACCGCCGAGGAGATCAGACAAG CGGGGAGAATACCAG GAGGACTAAAGCTGCATCCTGGCCTCACATACGGAGCCTCCAAAAGCA GGATTCTGGAGTGGCCCTTCTGGACCAAGCTTGTGGTGGTGGCGATTGGCTTCACAGGAGGACTggtgtttatgtatgtgcaATGCAAGGTGTACATTCAGCTTTGGAGAAGACTGAAGGCCTACAACAGAGTAATATATGTGCAGAACCGCCCAGACACCtgtaaaaaaattgttttcGAAAAACCTGCTCTAATGGAGCCAAACTTAGAGAACAAAGAGACTCTTGCACCAACGCAGTCTGACACAAACTCTTCACAATACACAGAGACGGAGGACTACAGCATGGAGATTCTCCACGTTTGA